A stretch of the Hippocampus zosterae strain Florida chromosome 16, ASM2543408v3, whole genome shotgun sequence genome encodes the following:
- the dlb gene encoding delta-like protein B translates to MAHVHLRYLLAWSLVNIVLSSGVFELKINSFHTAQRICRRHRDCHIFFRICLKHPEDVISAEPPCTFGTGQTNVIRADHTSISSSAPIRVPFHFKWPGTFSLIIEAWNAESPTEYTDNQNNLVNRLATRRRLAIGEDWSQDVHFGEQSELRYSYHVFCDEYYFGDGCAEYCRPRDDTLGHYTCDEEGNRNCLEGWKGNYCSEPICSADCSERHGYCEAPGGCKCRMGWQGPSCSECVRYPGCLHGTCSQPWQCNCQEGWGGLFCDQDLNYCTNHKPCSHGATCTNTGQGSYTCTCRPGYGGTNCEMETNECDSNPCKNGGSCNDLENDYSCTCPQGFYGKNCEIIAMTCADGPCFNGGTCVETMTGGYTCRCPPSYTGSNCEKKLDRCSNRPCLNGGECLDLGQSVLCRCHAGFTGANCQLNIDDCASNPCQNAGTCQDVVNDYICSCTLGYTGKNCSVRSDACGERPCQNGGTCFTHFTGPVCQCPKGFMGPSCEFTLQPSFKPALRQTFQPSSATLTISCILAVLVVAFVAGIILLRRRRRLQGRKQLSDTAVYNDLETVNNLGGSERDSFLSSNGLFKISNSTARLSFAPCSEGRSGYRHNPVESRADFIWRDEAGLGSLAGLR, encoded by the exons ATGGCACATGTACACCTGAGATACCTTTTGGCTTGGTCGTTGGTGAACATT GTGTTATCTTCCGGAGTGTTTGAGTTGAAAATCAATTCATTCCACACGGCACAGCGCATTTGTAGGAGACATAGGGACTGTCACATATTTTTTAGAATTTGCCTCAAGCACCCGGAAGATGTTATCTCTGCAGAGCCGCCGTGCACGTTTGGGACCGGGCAAACTAATGTCATTAGGGCGGATCACACGTCAATCTCCAGCAGTGCCCCAATCAGGGTGCCTTTCCACTTCAAATGGCCG GGGACATTTTCGTTGATCATTGAGGCTTGGAACGCAGAATCCCCAACTGAATACACAG ACAACCAGAACAACCTGGTCAATCGCCTGGCAACCAGGAGGAGACTCGCCATCGGGGAGGACTGGTCCCAGGATGTGCACTTCGGAGAGCAGAGTGAACTACGTTATTCTTACCACGTCTTCTGTGACGAATATTACTTCGGAGACGGATGCGCCGAGTACTGCAGGCCGCGGGATGACACACTGGGACACTACACCTGTGACGAGGAGGGCAACCGCAACTGCTTGGAGGGCTGGAAAGGAAACTACTGCTCTGAAC CCATCTGCTCGGCGGACTGCAGTGAGAGGCACGGCTACTGTGAGGCCCCAGGGGGCTGTAAATGTCGCATGGGTTGGCAGGGTCCCTCCTGCAGCGAGTGCGTACGCTACCCGGGCTGCCTCCACGGCACCTGCAGCCAGCCGTGGCAGTGTAACTGTCAGGAGGGCTGGGGGGGCCTCTTTTGTGACCAGGATCTTAACTACTGCACCAACCACAAGCCGTGTTCCCATGGTGCAACCTGTACCAATACTGGTCAGGGAAGCTACACTTGTACCTGCAGGCCTGGTTATGGGGGCACTAACTGTGAGATGGAAACCAATGAGTGTGACAGCAACCCCTGCAAAAATGGAGGCAGCTGCAAT GACCTCGAAAACGACTACTCGTGCACCTGCCCACAAGGATTCTACGGCAAAAACTGTGAAATCATAGCAATGACGTGTGCGGATGGTCCCTGCTTCAATGGCGGCACGTGTGTGGAGACCATGACTGGGGGTTACACCTGCCGCTGCCCGCCCAGCTACACCGGCTCCAACTGTGAGAAAAAACTGGATCGCTGCAGCAATAGGCCCTGTTTAAACG GTGGCGAGTGTCTGGACCTCGGCCAGAGTGTTCTCTGCCGCTGTCATGCCGGCTTCACTGGTGCCAACTGCCAACTCAACATCGACGACTGCGCCTCAAATCCCTGCCAGAATGCCGGGACCTGTCAAGATGTTGTCAATGACTACATTTGCTCCTGCACCTTAGGCTACACTGGCAAGAACTGCAGCGTTCGCTCCGACGCATGCGGAGAACGCCCTTGTCAGAACGGTGGCACTTGCTTCACTCATTTCACAGGGCCCGTATGCCAATGCCCAAAAGGGTTTATGGGTCCAAGTTGTGAGTTCACACTACAGCCCAGTTTCAAGCCTGCTTTGCGCCAAACCTTCCAGCCCTCTTCGGCCACACTGACCATCTCCTGCATTCTTGCCGTCCTGGTCGTGGCTTTCGTGGCCGGTATTATCTTGCTAAGGAGGCGCAGGAGGCTGCAAGGAAGGAAGCAGCTCAGCGACACAGCAGTTTACAATGACCTGGAGACGGTGAACAACTTGGGGGGAAGCGAGAGAGACTCCTTCCTCAGCTCGAACGGTCTGTTCAAGATCAGCAATAGCACAGCCCGCCTCAGCTTCGCCCCGTGTTCGGAAGGAAGGTCAGGGTACAGGCACAACCCTGTGGAGAGCAGGGCCGATTTTATATGGCGGGACGAGGCAGGACTGGGTTCACTTGCTGGCCTAAGATGA
- the ppp1r14aa gene encoding protein phosphatase 1, regulatory (inhibitor) subunit 14Aa translates to MAADRTGTALGESGDVHLIDEEPFEEHGRYAPKRHARVTVKYNRKELQRRLDVEKWIDERLDVLYAGQEGDMPEEVNIDDLIDLPDDVERIKKLQELLQTCNSDTEAFIKELVEKLDGVHKEEELQSEGIEHPVISHSHHRHEPYHFNDPHHFHHTQGQNQTL, encoded by the exons ATGGCAGCCGACCGGACCGGCACAGCACTCGGGGAAAGCGGGGACGTTCATTTAATTGACGAAGAACCGTTTGAAGAACACGGCAGGTATGCCCCGAAGAGACATGCCCGGGTCACGGTGAAATACAACCGGAAAGAGCTGCAGAGACGGCTTGATGTGGAGAAGTGGATTGATGAGCGTCTGGACGTGCTCTACGCTGGTCAG GAGGGAGATATGCCAGAAGAGGTGAATATTGATGACTTAATTGACCTACCTGATGACGTGGAGCGCATTAAAAAATTGCAG GAGTTGCTTCAAACCTGTAATAGTGACACAGag GCCTTCATCAAAGAGCTTGTGGAGAAGCTGGATGGAGTTCATAAGGAGGAAGAGCTGCAGAGTGAAGGCATCGAGCATCCAGTCATCAGTCACAGCCACCATCGCCACGAACCTTATCACTTCAATGACCCGCACCATTTCCACCACACTCAAGGCCAGAACCAGACCCTTTGA